The Hypomesus transpacificus isolate Combined female chromosome 3, fHypTra1, whole genome shotgun sequence genome has a window encoding:
- the slc5a6b gene encoding solute carrier family 5 member 6 isoform X1: MDTLAQKHFATVDYVIFALLLAASMAIGVYYALSGGRQRTTQEFLLADRSMSCLPLSLSLIASFQSAVAIIGVPAEIYTHGTQYWFIGVAYVLGLIIPAHVFIPVFYRLHLSSAYQYLEMRFSKAVRICGTVTFIFQMVVYMGVCVYTPAFALNAVTGFELWGTVLATGLVCSLYTALGGLKAVIWTDVFQTVVMFAGQLAVIVVGIQKTGGPAEVWRRAVEGNRIAGLDLNPDPTERHTFWTLGVGGVFLMLSLYGVNQAQVQRYLSSRTERVAVMSCYMVFPSLQVALALSCVMGLVMFAQYCGEDFSDRIGTSSKDAMVLYFVMDMLQGLPGLPGLFVACLFSAALSSISSAFNSLATVTMEDLIKPHFPSMTEARATLLSKALALVYGLVCLAMAYVTHLMGDSVLQVALKVFGIVGGPLLGLFCLGMFFPGANTTGALTGLGAGLVMAFWVGIGSIVTRTPGSRAPSSHNCSGSLPRNITAAMGLTLLTSSEGSSRPVGLLRFYQLSYMWYSAFSCFTVILTGLAVSFLTGPMKEEEVTPGTIYPLMTNLLFFLPEKLRVKLCRLAPREVRASSPQCQLSTLKDSNGQALWREEGSELGKTDSFLPCQTQILEHETAL; the protein is encoded by the exons ATGGATACCCTGGCACAGAAGCACTTCGCTACGGTCGATTACGTCATATTTGCCCTCTTGCTGGCGGCCTCCATGGCGATAGGAGTGTACTATGCTCTGTCCGGGGGCCGCCAGCGGACGACGCAGGAGTTTCTGCTGGCTGACCGGAGCATGAGctgcctgcctctgtccctgtctctcatcGCATCCTTCCAGTCAGCCGTGGCCATCATAGGTGTGCCGGCAGAGATCTACACCCACGGCACGCAGTACTGGTTCATCGGCGTGGCCTACGTCCTGGGTCTCATCATCCCAGCGCATGTCTTCATTCCAGTGTTCTACAGGCTGCATCTGTCCAGCGCCTACCAG TACCTTGAAATGCGGTTCTCCAAAGCGGTGCGCATATGTGGAACGGTCACCTTCATCTTTCAGATG GTTGTCTacatgggtgtttgtgtgtatactcCTGCCTTTGCACTCAATGCTG TTACTGGATTTGAGTTATGGGGAACAGTATTGGCCACCGGGCTGGTATGCTCACTCTACACAGCACTG GGCGGGCTGAAGGCGGTCATCTGGACAGACGTGTTCCAGACCGTGGTGATGTTCGCAGGACAGCTGGCGGTCATTGTGGTGGGCATCCAGAAGACAGGGGGACCGgcggaggtgtggaggagagccgTGGAGGGGAACCGCATTGCCGGCTTGGA CCTGAACCCTGACCcaacagagagacacacctTCTGGACTCTGGGGGTGGGCGGCGTGTTCCTGATGCTGTCCCTGTACGGGGTGAACCAGGCTCAGGTCCAGAGGTACCTCAGCTCTCGAACTGAGAGGGTCGCAGTCAT gTCCTGCTACATGGTGTTCCCCTCCCTGCAGGTTGCTTTAGCGCTGAGCTGTGTGATGGGCCTGGTCATGTTTGCTCAATACTGTGGTGAGGACTTCTCCGACAGGATAGGCACCTCCTCTAAAGATGCG ATGGTGTTGTACTTTGTCATGGACATGCTCCAAGGTCTGCCTGGGTTGCCTGGACTCTTCGTGGCCTGTTTGTTCAGCGCTGCGCTTAG CTCTATCTCCTCTGCCTTCAACTCCCTGGCAACTGTAACCATGGAGGACCTCATCAAGCCCCACTTCCCCTCCATGACTGAAGCCAGAGCCACGCTGCTCTCCAAGGCCCTGG CCTTGGTTTATGGGCTGGTGTGTCTAGCCATGGCCTATGTTACCCATTTGATGGGGGATTCAGTATTACAG GTGGCTTTGAAAGTCTTCGGCATAGTAGGCGGCCCTCTTCTAGGCCTCTTCTGTCTGGGGATGTTCTTCCCAGGGGCCAATACTACT GGTGCGCTCAcagggctgggggcggggctggtCATGGCCTTCTGGGTGGGCATCGGGAGCATCGTGACCCGGACACCAGGTTCCCGAGCCCCGTCGAGCCACAACTGCTCCGGCTCTCTGCCACGGAACATCACAGCTGCAATGGGGCTCacgctcctcacctcctctgagGGCTCcag CCGACCAGTGGGGCTTCTCAGGTTCTATCAGCTGTCGTACATGTGGTACAGTGCCTTCAGCTGCTTCACTGTGATTCTCACTGGCTTGGCTGTCAGCTTCCTGACTG GTCCtatgaaagaggaggaggtgacccCAGGAACCATCTACCCTCTGATGACCAACCTGCTGTTCTTCCTGCCAGAGAAGCTCCGAGTGAAGCTGTGTCGTCTCGCTCCCAGGGAGGTCAGG GCGTCTTCTCCGCAGTGCCAACTTTCAACTCTCAAGGACAGCAACGGGCAGGccctctggagggaggagggctcggAGCTGGGCAAGACAGACAGTTTTTTACCATGTCAAACACAGATCCTGGAGCACGAAACGGCATTGTGA
- the slc5a6b gene encoding solute carrier family 5 member 6 isoform X2 produces MSSFQCSTGCICPAPTRCAYIRDVGQKAAVYRYLEMRFSKAVRICGTVTFIFQMVVYMGVCVYTPAFALNAVTGFELWGTVLATGLVCSLYTALGGLKAVIWTDVFQTVVMFAGQLAVIVVGIQKTGGPAEVWRRAVEGNRIAGLDLNPDPTERHTFWTLGVGGVFLMLSLYGVNQAQVQRYLSSRTERVAVMSCYMVFPSLQVALALSCVMGLVMFAQYCGEDFSDRIGTSSKDAMVLYFVMDMLQGLPGLPGLFVACLFSAALSSISSAFNSLATVTMEDLIKPHFPSMTEARATLLSKALALVYGLVCLAMAYVTHLMGDSVLQVALKVFGIVGGPLLGLFCLGMFFPGANTTGALTGLGAGLVMAFWVGIGSIVTRTPGSRAPSSHNCSGSLPRNITAAMGLTLLTSSEGSSRPVGLLRFYQLSYMWYSAFSCFTVILTGLAVSFLTGPMKEEEVTPGTIYPLMTNLLFFLPEKLRVKLCRLAPREVRASSPQCQLSTLKDSNGQALWREEGSELGKTDSFLPCQTQILEHETAL; encoded by the exons ATGTCTTCATTCCAGTGTTCTACAGGCTGCATCTGTCCAGCGCCTACCAGGTGTGCATACATCAGAGACGTTGGACAGAAAGCAGCTGTTTATAGA TACCTTGAAATGCGGTTCTCCAAAGCGGTGCGCATATGTGGAACGGTCACCTTCATCTTTCAGATG GTTGTCTacatgggtgtttgtgtgtatactcCTGCCTTTGCACTCAATGCTG TTACTGGATTTGAGTTATGGGGAACAGTATTGGCCACCGGGCTGGTATGCTCACTCTACACAGCACTG GGCGGGCTGAAGGCGGTCATCTGGACAGACGTGTTCCAGACCGTGGTGATGTTCGCAGGACAGCTGGCGGTCATTGTGGTGGGCATCCAGAAGACAGGGGGACCGgcggaggtgtggaggagagccgTGGAGGGGAACCGCATTGCCGGCTTGGA CCTGAACCCTGACCcaacagagagacacacctTCTGGACTCTGGGGGTGGGCGGCGTGTTCCTGATGCTGTCCCTGTACGGGGTGAACCAGGCTCAGGTCCAGAGGTACCTCAGCTCTCGAACTGAGAGGGTCGCAGTCAT gTCCTGCTACATGGTGTTCCCCTCCCTGCAGGTTGCTTTAGCGCTGAGCTGTGTGATGGGCCTGGTCATGTTTGCTCAATACTGTGGTGAGGACTTCTCCGACAGGATAGGCACCTCCTCTAAAGATGCG ATGGTGTTGTACTTTGTCATGGACATGCTCCAAGGTCTGCCTGGGTTGCCTGGACTCTTCGTGGCCTGTTTGTTCAGCGCTGCGCTTAG CTCTATCTCCTCTGCCTTCAACTCCCTGGCAACTGTAACCATGGAGGACCTCATCAAGCCCCACTTCCCCTCCATGACTGAAGCCAGAGCCACGCTGCTCTCCAAGGCCCTGG CCTTGGTTTATGGGCTGGTGTGTCTAGCCATGGCCTATGTTACCCATTTGATGGGGGATTCAGTATTACAG GTGGCTTTGAAAGTCTTCGGCATAGTAGGCGGCCCTCTTCTAGGCCTCTTCTGTCTGGGGATGTTCTTCCCAGGGGCCAATACTACT GGTGCGCTCAcagggctgggggcggggctggtCATGGCCTTCTGGGTGGGCATCGGGAGCATCGTGACCCGGACACCAGGTTCCCGAGCCCCGTCGAGCCACAACTGCTCCGGCTCTCTGCCACGGAACATCACAGCTGCAATGGGGCTCacgctcctcacctcctctgagGGCTCcag CCGACCAGTGGGGCTTCTCAGGTTCTATCAGCTGTCGTACATGTGGTACAGTGCCTTCAGCTGCTTCACTGTGATTCTCACTGGCTTGGCTGTCAGCTTCCTGACTG GTCCtatgaaagaggaggaggtgacccCAGGAACCATCTACCCTCTGATGACCAACCTGCTGTTCTTCCTGCCAGAGAAGCTCCGAGTGAAGCTGTGTCGTCTCGCTCCCAGGGAGGTCAGG GCGTCTTCTCCGCAGTGCCAACTTTCAACTCTCAAGGACAGCAACGGGCAGGccctctggagggaggagggctcggAGCTGGGCAAGACAGACAGTTTTTTACCATGTCAAACACAGATCCTGGAGCACGAAACGGCATTGTGA